In one Aricia agestis chromosome 21, ilAriAges1.1, whole genome shotgun sequence genomic region, the following are encoded:
- the LOC121737819 gene encoding uncharacterized protein LOC121737819, which translates to MSGIFDEDSADPLTQLRVDCLENSTQVRQMYEAFQECEERVTSKSYTAETCEQEVVDLMQALDKCVGKRLFQQLV; encoded by the exons ATGAGCGGAATATTTGATGAg GACTCTGCCGATCCCCTGACACAGCTGCGTGTGGACTGTTTGGAAA ACAGTACCCAAGTGCGGCAGATGTACGAGGCGTTCCAGGAATGCGAGGAGAGGGTCACGTCGAAGTCGTATACCGCGGAAACCTGCGAGCAGGAGGTGGTGGATCTGATGCAGGCGTTGGATAAGTGTGTGGGCAAGAGGCTGTTCCAGCAGCTGGTGTAA